From the Vibrio vulnificus CMCP6 genome, the window CCTTGCGTGCGCAGGTGCAATCACAGCAGTTAGCAAAATTGCCCAGTCTCATTGATGCTGTTGAGCGTGAAAATGCACAGCTGGTGTCGGAGATCATTTCTGTCGTGCAATTGGTGAGTGATGCTGATTTTATTACTGTCAGTGATGAAGAGGGCATCCGGTTGGCACATCCGGTGAGTGAGCGTGTCGGTTTGCCCGTGGTTGGGGGAGACATTCAAAGAGCACTCAATTTGGGTGAGGCATATCTCTCGCAAAGCGTTGGTTCTTTAGGTCCTTCAGTACGTTATATTTCACCGATTTTTTCCCCTGAAGGGGAAGTGGTTGGCATGGTTAAAGTGGGGTATCTTGTCGAAACGCTCAACCTTTGGAGTCGGGAAAAACTGTTACCGCTGCTTTTGTTTGCTGTTTCTGCTCTATCGCTGTTTTTGCTCTTGTCGTGGCGATTTTCGTCTTATGTAAAAAAACAAATGCAAGATCTGGAGCCTTGGCAATTAAAGCAAGCGTTGAAAACCCATCAAGGCGTATTGGATGCGACTCATGAAGCGGTTGTTGCAGTGAACCAACAGGGAAATATTTATTTGGCGAACGACGCTGCGAGAGCCATTCTTCGTCAAAGCGAGCTGGTGGGTAAGGAGACCAAGCAGTTGGATGACGCCAGTCACCTGTTTCATTTAGATGGAGACGATTTCTTAGATAAAGTCGCGCAGCTTGGCTCAGATGGCGTGATCATCAATCGTGTCACCATGCGTACATCGAATGGGGAAGCAGCTGGTGCGGTATTTACTCTGCGACAGCGTTCGGAGTTGCAAGCCCTTTCGGATCGCATCAGTCAGGTCGACAAGTATCTTGAAAGCATGCGAGTGACACATCACGAGCATCAAAACAAGCTGTCGGTCATTTCTGGCCTGCTGCAAATGGGAGCCTTTGATAAGGCGCTCTCTGTCTGTTTAGCGCAAGCGGCACAAAATCAAACACGGATAGACTCGCTACAAGGTGTGAAAAGCATGCCTCAGCTAACGGCGTTGCTGTTGGCCAAACTGAGCAAAGCGAGAGAATCGAACCAGTCATTGAACATTGCGTGTTATGGGGATCTTTCTGGACTGACGCAAAGAGTGAGTGAGGAACAAGTGTGCTCACTAGTGGGGAACTTGATCGACAATGGTTTAGAAGCGTGCCAAGGGCAAAACGATGCCACAATGGTGGTGAAACTACGTGAAACCGAAGAAGAGTTCATTCTTACTTTTTCTAATAATGGCCCTAGTCTTGATGAGGATCTGGAAAGCTTATGCCGCTGGGGTTACTCGACCAAGAGTGCTACAGGGGAGCATGGCATTGGCCTTCACTTAGTGAAATCCATTCTGTCCGAGGCTCATGGTCATGTAGAGCTCGACAGTGACGAACAAGAAACACTATTTACCGTTTATCTTCCGAAGGAGTGAGCATGATAAAAGTCGTGATTGTAGAAGATGATGAGAGAATCGCCGAGCTTCATCAGTTCTTTATTGCTCAACTGGATAATTTTGAAGTGATAGGAATAGCGGCTAACCTGACGACCGCCGAGCAATTGATCATTGCCGCGAAACCCGATCTGGTGATCATTGATAACTACTTGCCTGATGGATTGGGTGTTGAGTTAGTTCAACGCTGTTTGGTGTTACAACCAAAACCAGAGTGCATTGTGATCACGGCTGCCAACGACGCCAATACAGTGCATCTCGCTCATCGTTACGGCGCGTTCGACTATCTGGTGAAACCCGTTAACTACACGCGTTTACAAGCCAGTTTGCTTCGCTTGATGAAAATGAAACAGTTGGTGGATAGCCAGAAAATGGTCAAGCAAAGTGAATTGGATGGCATTTTTCACGCCACTGAACTGGTGGTGGATGAGGCCAGTGGCGTGGATGAGTTTACTTTGCAGCAGGTGGTTTCACTCTTTCCCCACGGCCACAGTGAGCACACCGCTGCGAGTGTGGCCGCGTTACTTGGCGTGAGTAAAAGCACGGCGAGGCGATATCTCGACAAGGCGGTTGAAAGGGGAGATCTTTATGCGTTTTTAGCGCATGGCAAAGTAGGCCGTCCAACGCGTTGCTACCGAAATAAACCGTTCGCCGTGTGATGGTGTCTGCGCAATGAAAATCTGTTATCCCGCTCTCCATTTCAATGAACAGAACTGAAGGAAATCAATTGGTTTTGCTACATTAACGTTTTCCCTTGTGGCGGTGTGGTCATCAAGGCAAAACGGTTATGTGGAGAGAAAAATGAGTGTGAGAGAGCGAATGCATCAACAAAAGATTTACTTTTGTGATGATGAGAGTGTGGCGTTAGAGCAGCAAGCTTGCCTGGAAATTCTCTATGATTTTAACCAAACCAGACCCTCAGAAATGGAAAAACGCACAGCGATTTTGCGTGATCTCTTGGCTGAAGTCGGTGAGAACTGCTACATCGAGCCACCATTAAGAGCCAATTGGGGTAAGCACACACACTTAGGTAATAATGTTTATGCCAATTTCAATTTAACCTTGGTGGATGATACACACATCTACATTGGTAACTCGGTGATGATTGCACCCAATGTCACCATCGCCACGGCGGGACATCCGATTGATCCTGAACTGCGACGTAAAGTGGCGCAATTCAACATTCCTGTGCACATTAAAGATAACGTTTGGATTGGGGCGAACAGTGTTGTGTTACCAGGCGTAACGATTGGCGAAAACAGCGTGATTGGTGCCGGCAGTGTGGTGACGAAAGACATCCCCGCCAATGTCGTGGCCGTTGGTAATCCTTGCCGAGTGTTGCGGCCGATTGGAGAGCATGACAAACGTTACTTCTATCGCGATAACGTTATTGACGATTTACCACAAGCCTAAAACCCGTTAGTGAGATAGCGCATCCACTCAGTTCACTCTTTGATGGATGCGTTTAACCCACTATTTGGCAAGTGGAATGCGTGAGAGTGGTGAAGGGCTGCGTAAGACAAAGTGTTGCCAAACATGATCATACAGCGCTTCTTGACCCGGAAATTCGGCCAAAGATTTGGCTTGCTCTAAATCGCACCAACGATATTCAGTGTGTTCATCATTGAGTGTAACGACTTGATTATCTTCACAATAGACAACAAAAACAGGGATGTTGACGATAGAGTCACTTTTGACTTGATAAAACTGTTCCAGATATTGGCCGTTGTAGAGTGTTTCTACGTTTATTTGGGTCTCTTCGGCAAATTCGCGAACGATGGTTTGCCAACCCGCTTCGCCTGCTTCGATTCCGCCTGCGACATGGCACCAATAGTTTCCTTTAGTGCGCTTCATCATCAAGATTTTATATTGGCCATCAAAACGTGACAGCGCCACACCCGATACCGCGTGAGATTGAAATGGGATCATATTTGTTCCTAGACGTTAACGAGAAGATTGAGAATATTCTTGTTCAAGAGCTTGTTTTTGCGCCTCTTTAATATCCGCCCAGTCAGTGCCGGATTCAATCGCCGCTACGCGTTGGCTATATTTGACATAGGCTCGGCGCAATATTGAATCTAAGCGGATCTCCGATTCTTTTTCGAGCGCTACGATGGCATTCAGGTAATCCCAGAGTACATCCGCCAATTCATCTTCTAAGTAACACGTACGCTCTCGCGGGATCTCATCGAACACGTCGTCGACTTCCTTTTTCAGTTCGTTGAGATAGGTATGTGGCCCCAAATATCAAGAGTTACTTTGATCGTACTTCGCCTTACGTCGGACCACTTCGAGTAATTGTTCGAAATCTTTCATCGTCTTAGCTCCTTTCGCGATGAGGAGGGAGTGTAGCCTGCGAGGTCGCAGGTTTGTAGCGATCTATGTTGCAATTTGTTGAATCAATTGATGAAAAACATAGTTGAAGTGGAGTTGGCCTAAGTCAAAGAAGCGAAATGGCGATAGGCCTACACTGCGCAAAAATAACAAGCATACTTCCTATGAGCAAACCATCGATTCAGGACGTCATCGCCAGTTTCACTTGTATTGAGCAAGCACTAGACTACTTTGACATCGGCTATGACAGCCGTTTTATTGACGAGTATCGCAGTGAACTGGTTAAACGCTTTAATGGATACTTAATTCTTACTAAACCGGACGATTGGTTCTCGGCAAGAAGAGCACTCAAAAACGCCTATTGCAAAGTACAACGGGGTCGCTTGAACCCACATACACGTCAAGCATGCCGCGGATGTACCTCGTGTCAGCGAAGGTAGATCTCAAGGACTCAATATCGTTACAAGGAGCAGGAATGGAGACTTGCGGTAAATGCCGGCACTTTTGTCGTGCTAAAGAAAACGTCAAAGATTTATGTGGGGCATGGGAGCAGCCCACTTTCGCCAAAAGAGCTGCGTGCGGTTTTTATATGCCTAAAGCGCGTTCCCACACGCAAACTCACGCATTGGCAGATAACAAAAAGGCCTAATATGTCGCTTTAAACTCAAATGCGACGGCCCCATCTTGTTTAACCAGTTGAATACTAATGAGTGAATCTGTATATTGCGAATGCGCATGATAACACTTCTCAATTGGTATTAAGTACATGGATAGAGACCCTCATCGCCAAATGATGCCCGCTTCTCACCGTGAGTTCGGGGTAGAGGCAACTGAAACAGCAATCTTTGGTATCTCCTTCGCCGCTTTTGGGCCTGATAATCAATCGTCAAGTCGAAGCAAACAAGCATTGGCCTTTTGCTCTTCTTTCGTGGGGGCAGAGTGAAAAAGTTATTGCTGGCTCTTGTTTTTGCTGTCCTTTGCGTCGGTGTTTGTCGGAGTAGGGGATCTCACACCAGCGATGTTGTTGTCTGGGGACACGCAGGCGCTTCATTTGCTCGTGACGAGCCGTTTACCTCGCCTGCTGGCGATATTGCTTTCTGGTGCGGGTTTGAGTATCGCGGGCTTGATTATGCAGCAAATCAGCCAAAACCGATTTGCTGCGCCATCTACGTCCGGCACGATTGAATGTGCCATGTTGGGCTACATCGTCAGCTTAGTGTTTTTTGGCAAAGGGGACAGTTGGTTACTGATCTTCAGCTTTGCGATGGGTGGAACATGGTTGTTTGTCACGTTTGTTCAACGTATACAGTTCAAAAATGCCGTGTTTATTCCCCTTATCGGCATCATTTTTGGCAACATCATTGATTCTCTGGCGACGTTTATTGCTTATCGGTATGACTTGCTGCAAAACCTTTCTGC encodes:
- a CDS encoding GHKL domain-containing protein — translated: MTLSFTRQLAFILSCTVLIGIAAWWSYSAYQLENVLNNQIALRAQVQSQQLAKLPSLIDAVERENAQLVSEIISVVQLVSDADFITVSDEEGIRLAHPVSERVGLPVVGGDIQRALNLGEAYLSQSVGSLGPSVRYISPIFSPEGEVVGMVKVGYLVETLNLWSREKLLPLLLFAVSALSLFLLLSWRFSSYVKKQMQDLEPWQLKQALKTHQGVLDATHEAVVAVNQQGNIYLANDAARAILRQSELVGKETKQLDDASHLFHLDGDDFLDKVAQLGSDGVIINRVTMRTSNGEAAGAVFTLRQRSELQALSDRISQVDKYLESMRVTHHEHQNKLSVISGLLQMGAFDKALSVCLAQAAQNQTRIDSLQGVKSMPQLTALLLAKLSKARESNQSLNIACYGDLSGLTQRVSEEQVCSLVGNLIDNGLEACQGQNDATMVVKLRETEEEFILTFSNNGPSLDEDLESLCRWGYSTKSATGEHGIGLHLVKSILSEAHGHVELDSDEQETLFTVYLPKE
- a CDS encoding response regulator; translated protein: MIKVVIVEDDERIAELHQFFIAQLDNFEVIGIAANLTTAEQLIIAAKPDLVIIDNYLPDGLGVELVQRCLVLQPKPECIVITAANDANTVHLAHRYGAFDYLVKPVNYTRLQASLLRLMKMKQLVDSQKMVKQSELDGIFHATELVVDEASGVDEFTLQQVVSLFPHGHSEHTAASVAALLGVSKSTARRYLDKAVERGDLYAFLAHGKVGRPTRCYRNKPFAV
- a CDS encoding sugar O-acetyltransferase, producing MHQQKIYFCDDESVALEQQACLEILYDFNQTRPSEMEKRTAILRDLLAEVGENCYIEPPLRANWGKHTHLGNNVYANFNLTLVDDTHIYIGNSVMIAPNVTIATAGHPIDPELRRKVAQFNIPVHIKDNVWIGANSVVLPGVTIGENSVIGAGSVVTKDIPANVVAVGNPCRVLRPIGEHDKRYFYRDNVIDDLPQA
- a CDS encoding NUDIX hydrolase — protein: MIPFQSHAVSGVALSRFDGQYKILMMKRTKGNYWCHVAGGIEAGEAGWQTIVREFAEETQINVETLYNGQYLEQFYQVKSDSIVNIPVFVVYCEDNQVVTLNDEHTEYRWCDLEQAKSLAEFPGQEALYDHVWQHFVLRSPSPLSRIPLAK